Genomic window (Candidatus Binatia bacterium):
CGGCGTTTGTTACGCGCCGCGCAGCGCGCCCAACGAGGGGCTCACGGCGTCGCGGGCGGACAGGATGGGCGGCCCCCCTGGAAGCGGCCACTCGACCCCTAAGTCCGGGTCGTTCCACGCGACGGCGACCTCGTGCACGGGGTCGTAGGCGGAGCTCTGCTTGTACGCGACGACCGTTTCATCTTCGAGCGCGAGGAAGCCGTGCAGAAATCCTTTGGGAACGTAAATTTGCTTCCCCTGGACCGCGTCGAGCATGGTGCCGTACCAGCGCCGGCGCGTCGGGCTCGAGGGTCTCAGGTCCACGATCACGTCAAAGATGCTGCCCCGCAGGACCCCCACCAATTTGGCCATTCGCGCGTCGCCGTGCAGTCCTCGCAAGACGTTGCGGCGCGACAGCGAAAGGTTGTCTTGCACGAACGTTTCTTCGACGCCGCATTGGCGATAGCGATCGAGCGAGTACGTTTCCTTGAAATAGCCTCGTTCGTCCGTGAAGATGCGCGGTGTGAGCACCAAAGCGCCGGTGAGAGGTAAATGCTCGATCTCCATGAGAACGAGGGTACTATGAACGGAAGCGTGAGTCCACCGGGCACGCTGGTGCTGCGGCGTGGACTCGAACGCCTTCGCGCGAGCGCGATGCTCAAACAGAGCATGCTCGTTTTTTCCGCGAGCATGGTGCTGAACGTCTGCGGGTTCGTCGCGCACGCGATCGCGAGCCGTCAGCTG
Coding sequences:
- the rfbC gene encoding dTDP-4-dehydrorhamnose 3,5-epimerase, whose translation is MEIEHLPLTGALVLTPRIFTDERGYFKETYSLDRYRQCGVEETFVQDNLSLSRRNVLRGLHGDARMAKLVGVLRGSIFDVIVDLRPSSPTRRRWYGTMLDAVQGKQIYVPKGFLHGFLALEDETVVAYKQSSAYDPVHEVAVAWNDPDLGVEWPLPGGPPILSARDAVSPSLGALRGA